The following is a genomic window from Photobacterium sp. GJ3.
CCCAGATACTGGAACGCACCAGCAACAGGCATCATGAGTTCAAAACTGGCCATGGTGGCAAAAGCAACCAGCGCAATCATGGGATCAGGCGTATTACCTCCCACGCCGTCGGCAGCCAGCCAGATCATCAGAACCAGCGTCCAGCCCGTTGCCAGCAGCAGCATGGCATTGGCCAGACCGGTCAGGCTGGCCATCCGGCGCTGGGCCAAGAGCAAGGATTGCTGTTCATTCAGTGTTTGCTCACGATAACCGGGCTCAGCGTTAAAGAGCAGCAGCTCGGCTTGTCCCTGAATCCAGTCCAGCAACCGGATACGGAAACCGGCTTTGGCCATGGTGAGGGTTTCGCCGTGCTTTTTCCCTAGCAGGTAGAACAGCACGGGCAGGGCAAACATCAGGGTCAGCAGGACGGCACCCAGAATCAGAGCCAGCTCAGGATCAAACCAGTACAGAAAGCCACAAATGGCCAGCAGTGCAATCACCCCGATGATCAGCGGGCTGATCAGGCGCAGATACACGTGATCCATGGCATCGACATCGGCAACCAACCGGTTGAGCAGATCGGCATCGCGCAAGTTGGTTTGGCGGCCCGGGATCAAGGGTGTCAGTTTTCTGAAAAAGAAAATCCGTAAGTCAGCCAGCAGCTTAAAGGTCGCGTTGTGGCTGACAACACGCTCTCCCCATCGACCGGCAGTTCGGGCCAGAGAAAATCCACGAACGCCAGCGGCAGGCAGCATGTAATTGAACGTTTCGCGGGCAATGGTTAAACCGGCAACGGCAGAGGCTGCCAGAAACCAGCCGGACAAAGTCAGCAGGCTCATGGCGGACAGCACGGTGGCCAAGCCCAGTAACATGCCCAGGGTCAGACCGAACCAGTGGCGGCGATATAATTTCAGGTAAGGGATTAAATCACGCATCGAGATCCCTCTTGTCAGTGTGCGATAACATGTCAGCCAGCAAACCTTCCTGACTGATCTGGCTGAAGTGACCTTGCTGAACAATCTGGCCGTTTTCCATCACCAGCACCGTATCCATCCCGGCAAGCTGATCCAGACGATGGCTGATCATCAGCGCTGTCTGACCTTGTGTTGCCTGATTCAGACTTT
Proteins encoded in this region:
- the cydC gene encoding cysteine/glutathione ABC transporter ATP-binding protein/permease CydC, which gives rise to MRDLIPYLKLYRRHWFGLTLGMLLGLATVLSAMSLLTLSGWFLAASAVAGLTIARETFNYMLPAAGVRGFSLARTAGRWGERVVSHNATFKLLADLRIFFFRKLTPLIPGRQTNLRDADLLNRLVADVDAMDHVYLRLISPLIIGVIALLAICGFLYWFDPELALILGAVLLTLMFALPVLFYLLGKKHGETLTMAKAGFRIRLLDWIQGQAELLLFNAEPGYREQTLNEQQSLLLAQRRMASLTGLANAMLLLATGWTLVLMIWLAADGVGGNTPDPMIALVAFATMASFELMMPVAGAFQYLGQTLTSARRLNEIIHATPDTAFDPNGHQARVKGEIQVEQVQFAYYNSTQTVLDQVSLELKAGQKLALLGRTGCGKSTLLQLLTRNWDPQQGRITLDGVPLPQWQESSLRAAISVVSQRVDLFNGTVRDNLLLAKPDASEEELSATLSKVGLQKLLEGNGLDTWLGDGGRQISGGERRRLGIARALLHNAPVMLLDEPTEGLDRRTEQQILALLFEHMADKTVVFITHRLVGLEAMDQICLMDEGKIIERGNHHELMAQQGRYSQLWNRI